In Achromobacter xylosoxidans A8, a single window of DNA contains:
- the otnI gene encoding 2-oxo-tetronate isomerase, translating into MSRLAANLSMMYTEHPFLDRFEAAARDGFAAVEFLFPYEYPAAELKTRLEAQGLSQALFNAPPGDWAAGERGTASLPGRESEFRHGVEQALEYAAALGNRKLHLMAGLIQPGQDRAAHRAVYQENLAWAARAAAAAGVTVLIEPINTRDIPGFFLNRQDEAQAICAEVGADNLKVQFDIYHCQIVEGDIAVKLKRDMAGIGHIQIAGVPDRHEPDLGELNYPYLFEQIDALGYAGWIGCEYRPRAGTSAGLGWARPYLTHTGHTAT; encoded by the coding sequence ATGTCGCGCCTGGCCGCCAATCTCAGCATGATGTACACCGAGCATCCCTTCCTGGACCGATTCGAGGCGGCCGCGCGGGACGGGTTCGCGGCAGTGGAGTTCCTGTTTCCCTACGAGTATCCGGCAGCCGAACTCAAAACGCGGCTGGAGGCACAGGGGTTGAGCCAGGCGCTGTTCAACGCGCCGCCGGGAGATTGGGCCGCAGGCGAGCGCGGCACGGCCTCGCTGCCCGGCCGCGAAAGCGAATTCCGGCATGGGGTCGAGCAGGCCTTGGAATATGCCGCCGCGCTCGGCAACCGCAAGCTGCATCTGATGGCCGGACTGATCCAGCCTGGGCAGGACCGCGCCGCGCATCGCGCGGTCTATCAGGAAAATCTGGCGTGGGCCGCACGCGCCGCTGCGGCGGCCGGCGTGACAGTGCTGATAGAACCGATCAACACGCGCGATATCCCGGGCTTCTTCCTCAACCGCCAGGACGAGGCGCAAGCCATCTGCGCCGAGGTTGGCGCGGACAACCTGAAGGTGCAGTTCGACATCTACCACTGCCAGATCGTGGAAGGCGATATCGCGGTCAAGCTCAAGCGCGACATGGCCGGCATTGGCCACATCCAGATCGCGGGAGTGCCGGACCGTCATGAGCCGGATCTGGGCGAACTGAACTATCCCTATCTGTTCGAGCAGATCGATGCGCTGGGCTACGCGGGCTGGATCGGCTGCGAGTACCGGCCTCGCGCCGGCACCTCCGCCGGGCTGGGCTGGGCCCGGCCCTACCTGACACACACGGGACATACCGCGACATGA
- a CDS encoding aldolase — protein sequence MTEESRIRDEICAVGASLYDRGYTVGAAGNISARLDDGWLITPTDACLGRLDPAELSKVDAAGRHVSGSKPSKTLELHRGIYQASPGARGIVHTHSTHLVALTLAGVWRPDEVLPPITPYQVMKVGRIPLIPYRRPGDPQAAAEVAAVAGDVRGALFERLGSVVWERSVAHASYALEELEETARLWLMSDPRPAPLSTAAIDELRAVFGARY from the coding sequence ATGACCGAGGAATCCCGCATCCGCGACGAGATCTGCGCCGTCGGCGCCAGCCTCTATGACCGTGGCTATACCGTGGGTGCGGCCGGCAATATCAGCGCGCGTCTGGACGACGGCTGGCTGATCACGCCGACCGACGCCTGCCTCGGACGACTGGACCCCGCCGAACTGTCCAAGGTCGACGCGGCGGGCAGGCATGTGTCGGGCAGCAAGCCGTCCAAGACGCTGGAACTGCATCGCGGCATCTACCAGGCCAGTCCCGGCGCGCGCGGCATCGTGCACACGCATTCCACGCATCTGGTGGCGTTGACGCTGGCGGGCGTATGGCGGCCGGATGAAGTGCTGCCGCCCATCACGCCTTATCAGGTCATGAAGGTCGGCAGGATTCCGCTGATCCCCTATCGCCGCCCGGGCGATCCGCAAGCTGCAGCCGAGGTCGCGGCGGTGGCGGGCGACGTGCGCGGGGCGCTGTTCGAGCGCCTTGGGTCGGTGGTGTGGGAGCGCTCTGTAGCCCATGCCTCCTATGCGCTGGAAGAACTGGAAGAAACCGCCCGTCTTTGGCTGATGAGCGATCCCCGGCCCGCGCCATTGAGCACAGCGGCGATAGACGAACTGCGGGCCGTGTTCGGCGCGCGCTATTGA
- a CDS encoding NAD(P)-dependent oxidoreductase: MSAPQERVGLIGIGSMGWPMAARLVQAGFAVTVFDAVPGQAAKFAQEVGGQAAATCAELAAQSDIIFTMLPTSAIVEQVLGGEQGVLAGLRPGAVVVDMSSGVPAHTQRLAQAVAAAGGVMVDAPVSGGVPRARTGELAIMYGGPAATLERVRPALSSMGTTITPVGEVGSAHAMKALNNLVSAGGFLIGVEAMLIGQQFGLDPNVIVDVLNASTGMNNSTQKKFKQFVLSRQFNSGFGLDLMVKDLGIALGIATDTGTPTPFASLCRELWASAGKTLGKGQDHTAVARLSEQLAGVELGARQKD, encoded by the coding sequence ATGAGCGCCCCGCAAGAGCGGGTGGGCCTGATCGGCATCGGCAGCATGGGCTGGCCCATGGCGGCCCGCCTGGTGCAGGCTGGCTTTGCGGTCACGGTGTTCGACGCCGTGCCGGGCCAGGCCGCGAAGTTCGCCCAGGAAGTGGGCGGCCAGGCCGCCGCCACCTGCGCCGAACTGGCGGCGCAGTCCGACATCATCTTCACCATGCTGCCCACCAGCGCGATCGTCGAGCAGGTGCTGGGCGGCGAGCAGGGCGTGCTGGCGGGCTTGCGCCCGGGCGCCGTCGTCGTGGACATGAGTTCCGGCGTGCCGGCGCATACACAGCGCCTGGCGCAGGCGGTGGCTGCCGCCGGGGGCGTCATGGTCGACGCGCCGGTTTCCGGCGGCGTGCCGCGCGCCCGCACGGGCGAGCTGGCCATCATGTACGGCGGACCCGCGGCGACGCTGGAGCGGGTGCGTCCGGCCCTGTCGAGCATGGGCACGACGATCACGCCCGTGGGTGAGGTGGGCAGCGCCCACGCCATGAAGGCGCTGAACAACCTGGTGTCGGCCGGCGGCTTCCTGATCGGGGTCGAGGCCATGCTTATCGGGCAGCAGTTTGGCCTGGATCCGAACGTCATCGTCGACGTGCTCAATGCGTCGACCGGCATGAACAATTCGACCCAGAAGAAGTTCAAGCAATTCGTGCTGTCGCGCCAGTTCAATTCCGGCTTCGGCCTGGACCTGATGGTCAAGGACCTGGGCATCGCGCTGGGCATCGCGACCGATACCGGCACGCCCACGCCGTTCGCGTCGCTCTGCCGCGAACTGTGGGCCTCGGCCGGCAAGACGCTGGGCAAGGGCCAGGATCACACCGCCGTCGCGCGCCTGTCCGAGCAACTGGCCGGCGTCGAGCTGGGCGCCCGTCAGAAAGACTGA
- a CDS encoding carboxymuconolactone decarboxylase family protein gives MADIKSETQALFDQGLNLRREVLGTEYVDGSLARANDFMMAFQNITTEWCWGYTWGRPGLEKKTRSMLNLAMLTALNRPAEIKLHVKGALNNGVTVEEIKEILLQATVYCGIPAGLDAFKVANQVLEEEGAFKESKA, from the coding sequence ATGGCAGACATCAAATCCGAAACCCAGGCGCTGTTCGACCAAGGCCTGAACCTGCGCCGCGAAGTGCTGGGCACTGAATACGTGGACGGCTCCCTGGCCCGCGCCAACGACTTCATGATGGCCTTTCAGAACATCACCACCGAGTGGTGCTGGGGCTACACCTGGGGCCGTCCAGGGCTGGAAAAGAAGACGCGCAGCATGCTCAACCTGGCGATGCTGACGGCGCTGAACCGGCCGGCCGAGATCAAGCTGCACGTCAAGGGCGCGCTGAACAATGGCGTGACGGTCGAGGAGATCAAGGAGATCTTGCTGCAGGCCACGGTTTACTGCGGTATCCCTGCAGGGCTGGACGCGTTCAAGGTCGCCAACCAGGTGCTGGAAGAAGAGGGCGCCTTCAAGGAGTCCAAGGCATGA
- a CDS encoding ABC transporter substrate-binding protein, translating into MTKPQQAMRRGRREFVAGLGAAALAASLPGRALAAPSEINVGVILPLSGANAQFGINSRQGLELAADEINAAGGIKAMGGARLKLIIADATSQPTTAATVAQRLITQNRCVAIIGAYASSLTLAISEVTERRGIPLLTMSFSDVLTERGFKHIFQVVSKGSVLGRAQYDYAASVVAGASDINKIALLYEDTAYGTSQAVGVRNAAKAAGTQIVLDEAYPLGITDVTPLISKLRGSDAQIVFPISYLNDSLLIIRVMRQQRLTVPIVGGAAGYVIPDFAKALGQYSEAVLSIAPANYDQAPEYTERYRKRFGTFMPHEALEHAVCAGVLAQALEVAASDKPEAVSQALRAQKYDQGWAGVMSGGGVHFDASGLNTMAQPIMVQWQKGELVSVWPQALAKGRVIAAS; encoded by the coding sequence ATGACAAAACCCCAACAGGCCATGCGCCGCGGGCGCAGGGAATTCGTCGCTGGATTGGGCGCAGCCGCGCTGGCCGCCAGCTTGCCGGGCCGCGCGCTGGCCGCGCCGTCGGAAATCAACGTCGGCGTCATCCTGCCGTTGTCGGGCGCCAACGCCCAATTCGGCATCAACTCGCGGCAGGGGCTGGAACTGGCCGCCGACGAGATCAACGCGGCCGGCGGCATCAAAGCCATGGGTGGGGCCAGGCTCAAGCTGATCATCGCCGACGCCACCTCGCAACCGACCACCGCTGCCACGGTGGCGCAACGCCTGATCACGCAGAACCGCTGCGTGGCGATCATCGGCGCCTACGCCTCGTCGCTGACGCTGGCCATATCGGAAGTGACCGAACGCCGCGGCATCCCATTGCTCACCATGTCGTTCTCCGACGTGCTCACGGAACGCGGTTTCAAGCACATCTTCCAGGTGGTCTCCAAGGGCTCCGTGCTGGGCCGCGCACAGTACGACTATGCGGCGTCGGTCGTGGCGGGCGCCTCGGACATCAACAAGATCGCGCTGCTCTACGAAGACACCGCCTACGGAACCTCGCAGGCGGTCGGCGTGCGCAACGCCGCCAAGGCCGCGGGCACGCAGATTGTGCTGGACGAGGCCTACCCCCTGGGCATCACCGACGTCACGCCCCTGATCAGCAAACTGCGGGGATCGGATGCCCAGATCGTCTTCCCGATCTCCTACCTGAACGACAGCCTGCTGATCATCCGCGTGATGCGGCAGCAGCGCCTGACCGTGCCCATCGTGGGCGGCGCGGCGGGCTATGTCATTCCCGACTTCGCCAAGGCCCTGGGCCAGTATTCCGAGGCCGTGCTGTCGATAGCTCCGGCCAACTACGACCAGGCGCCCGAATACACCGAACGCTACCGCAAGCGCTTCGGGACCTTCATGCCGCACGAGGCGCTGGAGCACGCCGTGTGCGCGGGCGTGCTGGCCCAGGCGCTGGAAGTCGCCGCTTCCGACAAGCCGGAAGCGGTCTCCCAGGCCCTGCGCGCGCAGAAGTACGACCAGGGCTGGGCCGGCGTGATGTCGGGCGGCGGCGTGCATTTCGACGCCAGCGGCCTGAACACCATGGCGCAACCCATCATGGTCCAGTGGCAGAAAGGCGAACTGGTCTCGGTCTGGCCGCAGGCGCTGGCCAAGGGCCGCGTCATCGCGGCCTCCTGA
- a CDS encoding branched-chain amino acid ABC transporter permease: MQFLQALVDGILLGGVYAVISIGLTLVFGVVSIVNFAQAEFLMVGMFVAYFAWKLLGLDPLLGSLLSFAVAFVLGVLTQKYLINRVLKAPAVAQIFLTVGLLIVMENLALILFGSEFRSVQTPYQMTALAVGPILLSAPYLLAFAVASVAGLALWWVLKKTWWGMAVRATAQDPMAARLSGISTHRVHQLAFGLGVGMTALGGGIILPYLTASTTVGAQFSVLMFTAVVLGGLGSVIGAVVGGVAVGVIQSLSSLALPMQLQNLALFAIFILVLAVRPEGLLKRAG; this comes from the coding sequence ATGCAATTCCTACAGGCATTGGTCGACGGCATTCTGCTGGGCGGGGTCTACGCGGTCATCTCCATCGGGCTCACGCTCGTCTTCGGAGTGGTCTCCATCGTCAACTTCGCCCAGGCGGAATTCCTGATGGTGGGCATGTTCGTGGCGTACTTCGCCTGGAAGCTGCTCGGGCTGGATCCCTTGCTGGGCTCGTTGCTGTCATTCGCGGTGGCCTTCGTGCTGGGCGTGCTGACGCAGAAGTACCTGATCAACCGGGTGCTGAAGGCGCCGGCGGTGGCGCAGATCTTCCTGACGGTGGGCCTGCTCATCGTCATGGAAAACCTGGCGCTGATCCTGTTCGGTTCCGAGTTCCGTTCGGTGCAGACGCCCTACCAGATGACGGCGCTGGCCGTAGGCCCCATCCTGCTCAGCGCGCCCTATCTGCTGGCCTTTGCGGTCGCATCGGTGGCGGGCCTGGCCCTGTGGTGGGTGTTGAAGAAAACCTGGTGGGGCATGGCGGTGCGCGCCACCGCCCAGGATCCCATGGCCGCCCGGTTGTCCGGCATTTCCACGCACCGCGTGCACCAGTTGGCGTTCGGGCTGGGCGTGGGCATGACGGCGTTGGGCGGCGGCATCATCCTGCCCTACCTGACCGCCTCGACCACGGTTGGCGCGCAGTTCAGCGTGCTGATGTTCACCGCGGTGGTGCTGGGAGGACTGGGCAGCGTGATAGGCGCGGTGGTGGGCGGCGTGGCGGTCGGCGTGATCCAGTCGCTGTCTTCGCTGGCACTGCCGATGCAGCTGCAAAACCTGGCGCTGTTCGCCATCTTCATCCTGGTGCTGGCCGTGCGCCCGGAAGGTCTTTTGAAAAGGGCGGGCTGA
- a CDS encoding branched-chain amino acid ABC transporter permease, whose protein sequence is MAQNRQILLWALPLAAALIAPWLMEDQGYGIRVMTLVLLFAAMGQSWNIVGGLANQISLGHAAFFGLGAYTSTLLLMRYGISPWLGIIAAMAVAAAAGALLSLPTMRLRGHYFALATLAFGEVLRAIANTWASVTGGPVGVSIPFSEGLAQMQFKSSIPYYYLMLGAAVITSIVFALISRSRLGYRLRAVKANPQAAEVIGVNTARTRILAAVISAALMGACGTLYAQFIYFFDPDTVFSLVGISVRVALICIIGGVGTVTGPLIGALVIIPLEEVFNDWLSGHTAGASQLAFGLILIAIILIEPRGLSALWTRLRNLTRGQHA, encoded by the coding sequence ATGGCTCAGAACCGACAAATCCTGTTGTGGGCGCTGCCGCTGGCGGCAGCCCTGATCGCGCCGTGGCTGATGGAAGACCAGGGCTACGGCATCCGCGTCATGACGCTGGTGCTGCTGTTCGCCGCCATGGGCCAATCCTGGAACATCGTAGGCGGACTGGCCAACCAGATCTCGCTGGGACACGCGGCCTTCTTCGGACTGGGCGCCTACACCTCGACCTTGCTGCTGATGCGCTACGGCATCTCGCCGTGGCTGGGCATCATCGCCGCCATGGCCGTCGCCGCGGCCGCGGGCGCGCTGCTCAGCCTGCCGACCATGCGCCTGCGCGGACACTACTTCGCGCTGGCCACGCTGGCCTTTGGCGAAGTGCTGCGTGCCATCGCCAACACCTGGGCCTCCGTAACGGGGGGCCCGGTGGGCGTGTCGATCCCGTTCTCGGAAGGCCTGGCACAGATGCAGTTCAAGTCCAGCATCCCGTACTACTACCTGATGCTGGGAGCCGCGGTAATCACCTCCATCGTGTTCGCGCTGATCAGCCGTTCACGCCTGGGCTACCGCTTGCGCGCGGTCAAGGCCAATCCGCAGGCCGCCGAGGTGATAGGCGTAAACACAGCCAGAACCCGCATCCTCGCGGCCGTCATCTCCGCCGCGCTGATGGGCGCCTGCGGCACGCTGTATGCGCAGTTCATCTACTTCTTCGACCCGGACACGGTCTTCTCGCTGGTCGGGATTTCGGTGCGCGTGGCGCTGATCTGCATTATCGGCGGCGTGGGCACCGTGACCGGTCCGCTGATCGGCGCGCTGGTCATCATCCCGCTGGAAGAAGTATTCAACGATTGGCTGTCGGGGCACACGGCGGGCGCGTCGCAGCTGGCTTTCGGGCTGATCCTCATCGCCATCATCCTGATCGAGCCGCGCGGCCTGTCGGCGCTGTGGACCCGGCTGCGCAACCTGACGCGAGGCCAGCATGCCTGA
- a CDS encoding ABC transporter ATP-binding protein, with protein sequence MPDILKVSHVQRRFGGLKAVDDVSFNVARGDILGLIGPNGAGKTTLFNLLVGLYRGNGGRIELEGRDISGLRPHQIAGLGMTKTFQNVALFPEMTVLDNVLVGGLLRHDVGRARRLALDNLDRVDLAGIARKPAGELSFPEQARVELARALCTDPKVFLLDEVMAALNESEMDALLDLIRTLRDESGITFIVVEHHMRAIMRLCNRILVLSFGQKIAEGSPAQIAADPTVIEVYLGKSLEQVEVPA encoded by the coding sequence ATGCCTGACATCCTCAAGGTCTCCCATGTCCAGCGCCGTTTCGGCGGCCTGAAAGCCGTGGACGACGTGTCGTTCAACGTGGCCCGCGGCGACATCCTGGGCCTCATCGGCCCCAACGGCGCCGGCAAGACCACCCTATTCAACCTGCTCGTCGGGCTGTACCGCGGCAACGGCGGCCGGATCGAACTGGAAGGCCGCGACATCAGCGGCCTGCGGCCCCACCAGATCGCGGGGCTGGGCATGACCAAGACCTTCCAGAACGTGGCGCTGTTCCCCGAAATGACGGTGCTGGACAACGTGCTGGTCGGCGGACTGCTGCGACATGACGTGGGCCGGGCCCGCCGGCTCGCGTTGGACAACCTTGATCGGGTCGACTTGGCCGGCATCGCGCGCAAGCCCGCCGGCGAGCTTTCGTTTCCCGAGCAGGCGCGGGTGGAGCTGGCGCGCGCCCTGTGCACCGATCCCAAGGTGTTCCTGCTGGACGAGGTGATGGCGGCGCTGAACGAATCCGAAATGGACGCCCTGCTGGACCTGATCCGCACCCTGCGCGACGAATCCGGCATCACCTTCATCGTGGTGGAACACCATATGCGCGCCATCATGCGCTTATGCAACCGGATCCTGGTGCTGTCGTTCGGCCAGAAGATCGCCGAGGGCAGCCCGGCGCAGATCGCGGCCGATCCCACGGTGATCGAGGTCTACCTGGGCAAGTCGTTGGAACAGGTGGAGGTCCCGGCATGA
- a CDS encoding ABC transporter ATP-binding protein: MSLLQIQGLTAAYDRSPVLRDITLDVPAGGFIAVVGANTAGKSTLLRCISGLLDKVGGSVKFDGQEILRLAPHRIPELGIAHVPEGRHVFPEMTVEENLYLGGYTRRRDMAAVRRGCDRIYTLFPRLRERRRQQAGTLSGGEQQMVAFGRALMLEPRLLLLDEPSHGLAPKIVEEMHQAMVDIHRSGLTILLVEQNTRLALSVAEYAYVLQSGSLVLSGPSGELLEDSRVRAAYLGL; this comes from the coding sequence ATGAGCCTGTTGCAGATCCAGGGGCTGACCGCCGCCTACGACCGCAGTCCGGTGCTGCGCGACATCACGCTGGATGTGCCCGCCGGCGGCTTCATCGCCGTGGTCGGGGCCAACACGGCTGGCAAGAGCACGCTGCTGCGCTGCATCTCCGGCCTGCTGGACAAGGTCGGCGGCAGCGTCAAGTTCGACGGACAGGAAATCCTGCGCCTGGCGCCGCACCGCATTCCCGAACTGGGCATCGCCCACGTGCCGGAAGGCCGTCACGTCTTTCCGGAAATGACGGTCGAGGAAAACCTGTACCTGGGCGGCTACACCCGCCGCCGCGACATGGCGGCAGTCAGGCGCGGCTGCGACAGGATCTACACACTGTTTCCACGGCTGCGGGAACGGCGCCGCCAGCAGGCCGGCACGCTTTCCGGCGGCGAACAGCAGATGGTGGCCTTCGGCCGCGCGCTGATGCTGGAACCCCGGCTGTTGCTGCTGGACGAGCCCAGCCACGGCCTAGCGCCCAAGATCGTCGAGGAGATGCACCAGGCCATGGTCGACATCCACCGCAGCGGCCTGACCATTCTGCTGGTGGAGCAGAACACGCGCCTGGCGCTGTCGGTGGCCGAGTACGCCTACGTGCTGCAGTCGGGCTCCCTGGTGCTGTCCGGTCCCAGCGGCGAACTGCTGGAAGACAGCCGCGTGCGCGCGGCCTACCTCGGACTGTAG